From the genome of Bubalus bubalis isolate 160015118507 breed Murrah chromosome 2, NDDB_SH_1, whole genome shotgun sequence, one region includes:
- the PACSIN1 gene encoding protein kinase C and casein kinase substrate in neurons protein 1: MSGSYDEASLAPEETTDSFWEVGNYKRTVKRIDDGHRLCNDLMSCVQERAKIEKAYAQQLTDWAKRWRQLLEKGPQYGSLERAWGAIMTEADKVSELHQEVKNSLLNEDLEKVKNWQKDAYHKQIMGGFKETKEAEDGFRKAQKPWAKKMKELETAKKAYHLACKEEKLAMTREMNSKTEQSVTPEQQKKLQDKVDKCKQDVQKTQEKYEKVLDDVGKTTPQYMEGMEQVFEQCQQFEEKRLVFLKEVLLDIKRHLNLAESSSYIQVYRDLEQAIRGADAQDDLRWFRSTSGPGMPMNWPQFEEWNPDLPHTAAKKEKQPKKAEGAVLTNAAGVVESTSQAGDRGSVSSYDRGQTYAAEWSDDESGNPFGGSEANGGSNPFDEDAKGVRVRALYDYDGQEQDELSFKAGDELTKLGEEDEQGWCRGRLDSGQLGLYPANYVEAV; the protein is encoded by the exons ATGTCTGGCTCTTACGACGAGGCCTCGCTAGCTCCGGAGGAGACCACCGACAGCTTCTGGGAG GTGGGGAACTACAAGCGGACGGTGAAGCGCATCGATGACGGGCACCGGCTGTGCAACGACCTGATGAGCTGCGTGCAGGAGCGCGCCAAGATCGAGAAGGCCTACGCGCAGCAGCTCACCGACTGGGCCAAGCGCTGGCGCCAGCTCCTCGAGAAAG GCCCACAGTATGGCAGCTTGGAGCGGGCCTGGGGCGCCATAATGACGGAGGCCGACAAGGTGAGCGAGCTGCACCAGGAGGTGAAGAACAGCCTGCTGAACGAGGACCTGGAGAAGGTCAAGAACTGGCAGAAGGACGCCTACCACAAGCAGATCATGGGCGGCTTCAAGGAGACCAAGGAGGCTGAGGACGGCTTCCGCAAGGCCCAGAagccctgggccaagaagatgaaggag ctaGAGACAGCCAAAAAGGCGTACCATCTGGCTTGCAAAGAGGAGAAGCTGGCCATGACCCGGGAGATGAACAGCAAGACAGAGCAGTCGGTCACACCCGAGCAGCAGAAGAAGCTGCAGGACAAAGTGGACAAGTGCAAGCAGGACGTGCAGAAG ACGCAGGAGAAGTATGAGAAGGTGCTGGACGACGTGGGCAAGACCACGCCCCAGTACATGGAGGGCATGGAGCAGGTGTTTGAGCAGTGCCAGCAGTTTGAGGAAAAGCGGCTGGTCTTCCTCAAGGAGGTGCTGCTGGACATCAAACGTCATCTCAACCTGGCTGAGAGCAGCAG CTACATTCAAGTGTACCGGGATCTGGAGCAGGCCATCCGGGGGGCTGATGCCCAGGACGACCTCAGATGGTTCCGCAGCACCAGTGGCCCTGGCATGCCCATGAACTGGCCCCAGTTTGAG GAGTGGAACCCAGACCTCCCTCACACCGCTGCCAAGAAGGAGAAACAGCCCAAGAAGGCAGAGGGGGCAGTGCTGACCAATGCTGCTGGCGTGGTGGAGTCCACGTCTCAGGCTGGGGACCGTGGCAG TGTTAGCAGCTACGACAGGGGCCAGACTTACGCCGCCGAGTGGTCGGACGATGAGAGCGGGAACCCGTTTGGGGGCAGTGAGGCCAACGGAGGCTCCAACCCCTTCGACGAGGACGCCAAGGGAGTGCGCGTGCGGGCGCTCTACGACTACGACGGCCAAGAGCAGGACGAGCTCAGCTTCAAGGCCG GAGACGAGCTCACCAAGCTGGGCGAGGAGGACGAGCAGGGTTGGTGCCGCGGGCGGCTGGACAGCGGGCAGCTGGGACTCTACCCCGCCAACTACGTGGAGGCCGTCTAG